CAGAGTTTCGACCAGCGCGAATTGCGAACCGGCGGCGCCCTTGAACACAAGATAAAACACCGTGAACGGCGAAGCGCCGGCAATCATCACCAGTACCGAGGAGAAAATCAGCGTCGCCAAGATCGCGCCTGCCGGCCATAAAATCGTCGCCGCAGTCGACCGCGTGCTTCTTGGTTCAAGCCGCATCGCTGGCTCCCTCGTCAAGCCCGTGACCGGCCATCAGTTCGCCCAGTTCCATGATCGACAATTCACCCCGACCCGACGATTTTGACAGGCGTCCGCGGTGGATCACAAGAATCCGGTCAGACAGCGTCTGGATTTCATCGAGATCCTCGGAGATCAACAGTACCGCCGCACCCCGGTCGCGCGCCTCGATCAGCCGCGCATGCACATAAGCCACCGCACCGACATCGAGCCCCCGCGTTGGCTGGCTGGCAAGGATGATATCCGGATTGCCATCAAGTGCCCGGCCGAGAATGAGTTTCTGCATGTTGCCGCCCGACAGCAGCCGCACAATGGCGTCCGGTGACGGGCATTTGACGTCATAGGCCTTGATGATATCGCTGGCAAAAGCGCTTGCCGCCTTCCAGTCGAGAAAGCCCATCCGCGAGAAACGCGGGCTGCGATAGGCTTCCGATATCACATTTTCGGCGACGCTCATGTCGCCGATCATTCCGGTGGCGTGGCGGTCTTCCGGAATGCGCCCGAGGCCACGATCCAGCGCCGACCGCGGCGACCATTTGCCGGCACTTTCCCCATGCACAACGATGTCGCCCTCGCGCGCCTCGAGCGTACCGGAGATCAGCGCTGCAAGTGCCGCCTGGCCGTTGCCGGAGATCCCCGCCAGCCCGGTAATTTCACCGCCACGCAACTGCATAGACACATTGGCAAGAGCAGCGCCGCCCATGGTTCGGGTGGAAATCCCGCGAAGCTCGAACAGGATGGCGCCGGGCGATGCCGGTCCGACCTGGTTGACCGGCAATTGCCCGCCAACCATCAATTCCGCCAGTTCGCGCCTTGTTGC
This DNA window, taken from Hoeflea algicola, encodes the following:
- a CDS encoding ABC transporter ATP-binding protein, producing the protein MNAADRPEAEIVLRLSGITKRFGALVANDAISLSLRRGEVVALLGENGAGKTTLMNILFGHYTADEGQIEAFGETLAPGDPNAALAAGIGMVHQHFTLADQMTVLENIVLGTRSLWSFNLGTAAARDRIRALASDYGLEVEPDRMIADLSVGERQRVEILKALYRQARILILDEPTAVLTPMETEALFVTLKKLVAAGLSVIFISHKLGEVQSVSDRVVVLRGGKLAGERKTADATRRELAELMVGGQLPVNQVGPASPGAILFELRGISTRTMGGAALANVSMQLRGGEITGLAGISGNGQAALAALISGTLEAREGDIVVHGESAGKWSPRSALDRGLGRIPEDRHATGMIGDMSVAENVISEAYRSPRFSRMGFLDWKAASAFASDIIKAYDVKCPSPDAIVRLLSGGNMQKLILGRALDGNPDIILASQPTRGLDVGAVAYVHARLIEARDRGAAVLLISEDLDEIQTLSDRILVIHRGRLSKSSGRGELSIMELGELMAGHGLDEGASDAA